Proteins from a genomic interval of Bdellovibrio sp. GT3:
- a CDS encoding DUF3857 domain-containing protein, translating to MKTTMISITSLLLMTASLTAHADWMSEQEANFTIVNSTDTVTVDKNGLAESVMESELQVLNEKGRNELVLQTIPFVPDAVTVTFIKASTMTEGVESQVNAKDVTIRAAKGPVQGLSHLREMVIPFNNLKIGSVTKYSVKIKYKKNVHTGLFNQSYVIGLHAPEKAGKAKIKSLLPLYWHVNDPWNVLTKKESREGEYYVFEFEQIKPLFKVPKEPLAVLNRDLVSRVDISTMNDWNNFVAPLAKKYEAILAVKSLPAPFTRIVTKAKKGKTTAEKIDIVTSELSNIMTYSGNWTSLEKMVIAQPLKDISRTKTGDCKDFSLATTAMLRALGIDAKVALVRRTSIQEASRITMEAIAPNLVMAERFNHAIVKVTEGDKIYWVDPTNIVSNSDFVFSDIAGSKALEVSLAAKDLETVPHPTAAQSRLTFDKTIKINMDRSSDTVTNFEALGDYAKYISEASFATSEDSAKKTLMTYLRNDSKNAKGIYEGINFRNRIASSLTGTQKTIGEEIVKWEDQKLLLNLGFPLSALTPMALNGYRVTPATLIGRFSESTVTHITGYDFVGYELGCNILTPWYRITRDFIKEDKGFKVVDEVTFEQVQVSADDLNSEKFQYMLGSLADCMESSIVKITPLAPADTLQGRLDKYTVQIAEDKMAVGGPKSIDGAREAYHIAGQILSKEPENKEALLIRARAVRRVNYFNNSIDSSEYLNESAKILDALELRYPQDPKVLQQKTWVAVYRNDKEKISGLFNQAYKTSQKDYELYKLGGRVLEDMKQTQAAIGSYTKAFELAKNPRDKATVAESLGHLLITNNQIENGIGYYKYAIKADPGNAWLAGNFASLIQHYGRWDDAITVGEEVVKSNPYGMAKTTLAKAYAGKANTIMAVPVNNPLDQAKNLDASEKLYSKGLTHVPNNEECLLGLSKIYHIRANIDLNPMTAQKSLRYLDKALESKKISVERVAHMKKNLLMIADGKKPTPNSSGTTEFATEVIPAASPIVVTVPPNQRVPAAAAAAATPAAAPQTPPPVVAPAAK from the coding sequence ATGAAAACAACTATGATTTCAATAACATCTCTTCTTCTGATGACTGCTTCCTTGACTGCCCACGCGGATTGGATGAGCGAGCAGGAAGCGAATTTCACCATCGTCAATTCAACAGACACAGTCACTGTGGATAAGAATGGCCTTGCAGAAAGCGTGATGGAATCAGAGCTGCAAGTGCTCAATGAAAAAGGTCGCAACGAGTTAGTGTTGCAGACCATTCCTTTTGTTCCCGATGCCGTCACTGTTACTTTTATCAAAGCCTCCACAATGACAGAGGGCGTGGAATCCCAGGTGAATGCCAAAGACGTTACGATTCGTGCTGCCAAGGGCCCTGTTCAGGGTTTAAGTCATTTACGTGAAATGGTGATTCCGTTTAATAACCTGAAAATCGGTTCCGTCACCAAATACTCAGTTAAAATTAAATACAAAAAAAATGTTCATACGGGACTGTTTAATCAATCCTATGTGATCGGGCTTCACGCCCCGGAAAAAGCCGGCAAGGCCAAAATCAAATCCCTTCTTCCCTTGTATTGGCACGTGAACGATCCGTGGAATGTACTGACAAAAAAAGAAAGCCGCGAAGGCGAATACTACGTGTTTGAGTTTGAACAGATTAAACCCCTCTTCAAGGTACCCAAAGAACCCCTGGCGGTTTTAAACAGGGATCTGGTTTCGCGCGTGGACATCTCAACCATGAATGACTGGAATAATTTTGTCGCTCCGCTGGCAAAAAAGTACGAAGCCATTCTGGCGGTTAAATCCCTGCCCGCGCCATTTACCCGCATCGTGACCAAAGCAAAAAAAGGCAAAACAACGGCCGAGAAGATCGACATCGTCACTTCTGAGTTATCGAATATCATGACTTATTCCGGCAACTGGACAAGCCTTGAAAAAATGGTGATAGCCCAGCCATTAAAAGATATCTCCAGAACTAAAACCGGCGATTGTAAGGACTTTTCCCTGGCGACAACAGCGATGTTAAGAGCCTTGGGGATCGACGCCAAGGTCGCTCTGGTTCGCAGAACCTCCATCCAGGAAGCAAGCCGCATCACCATGGAGGCCATCGCTCCGAATCTGGTTATGGCCGAACGCTTTAATCACGCGATTGTGAAAGTGACTGAAGGTGACAAGATTTACTGGGTGGATCCAACGAATATCGTCAGCAACTCTGACTTTGTTTTCTCTGATATCGCAGGCTCCAAAGCATTGGAAGTAAGCCTTGCCGCAAAGGACCTTGAAACTGTTCCTCACCCCACTGCTGCCCAATCCCGTCTGACTTTTGATAAGACCATCAAAATCAACATGGACCGCAGCAGCGACACCGTCACAAACTTTGAGGCTCTGGGCGACTATGCCAAATATATCTCCGAAGCTTCTTTTGCAACCAGCGAAGACTCAGCCAAGAAAACATTGATGACTTATCTTCGTAACGACAGCAAAAATGCCAAAGGTATCTACGAAGGAATTAACTTCCGCAATCGTATTGCCAGCTCCCTCACGGGCACACAAAAAACCATCGGCGAGGAAATCGTCAAATGGGAAGATCAAAAACTTCTCTTGAACCTGGGCTTCCCCTTGTCCGCTTTGACGCCGATGGCCCTGAACGGCTACCGTGTCACCCCGGCCACTTTGATTGGAAGATTTTCTGAATCCACTGTGACTCACATCACTGGCTATGACTTTGTCGGCTATGAGCTGGGCTGCAATATTTTGACCCCGTGGTATAGAATCACCCGCGACTTCATCAAAGAAGACAAAGGTTTCAAAGTCGTCGACGAAGTCACCTTTGAACAGGTGCAGGTCTCTGCAGATGATCTGAATTCAGAAAAATTCCAATACATGCTGGGCTCCCTGGCTGACTGTATGGAAAGCAGTATCGTGAAAATAACGCCACTGGCGCCAGCCGATACCCTGCAAGGTCGTCTTGATAAATACACAGTCCAAATCGCAGAAGACAAAATGGCAGTGGGTGGACCAAAATCCATTGATGGTGCCCGCGAGGCCTATCACATTGCCGGACAGATTTTATCAAAAGAACCAGAAAACAAAGAGGCTCTATTAATTCGCGCACGCGCAGTACGCCGAGTGAATTACTTTAACAACAGCATCGACAGTTCGGAATACCTGAACGAGTCAGCAAAAATTCTGGACGCTCTTGAACTTCGCTACCCGCAAGACCCCAAAGTCCTGCAACAAAAAACCTGGGTGGCGGTTTATCGCAATGATAAAGAGAAAATCTCCGGGCTTTTCAACCAAGCGTACAAAACGTCTCAGAAGGACTATGAGTTGTACAAACTGGGTGGCCGCGTTTTGGAAGACATGAAACAAACCCAGGCTGCCATTGGCTCTTATACAAAGGCCTTCGAGCTTGCTAAAAACCCAAGAGACAAAGCCACTGTGGCCGAGTCATTGGGCCACTTGCTGATCACCAACAATCAAATTGAAAACGGCATCGGCTACTACAAGTACGCGATCAAAGCAGATCCCGGAAATGCTTGGCTTGCGGGCAACTTCGCATCTTTGATTCAGCACTATGGCCGCTGGGATGATGCCATCACCGTGGGCGAAGAAGTCGTAAAATCCAATCCTTATGGCATGGCCAAAACAACTCTAGCCAAAGCCTATGCGGGAAAAGCCAACACGATTATGGCCGTTCCCGTGAACAATCCTTTGGATCAGGCCAAGAATCTGGATGCCTCTGAAAAACTGTATTCCAAAGGCCTCACCCACGTCCCGAACAACGAGGAATGTCTTTTGGGGCTTTCCAAGATCTATCACATCCGCGCTAATATTGATTTAAATCCAATGACGGCGCAAAAATCTTTGCGCTATCTGGATAAGGCTTTGGAAAGTAAAAAGATCTCTGTGGAGCGCGTTGCGCACATGAAGAAAAATCTTTTGATGATTGCTGATGGCAAGAAGCCCACTCCGAACAGCTCAGGCACCACTGAGTTTGCAACCGAAGTGATTCCAGCTGCGAGCCCGATTGTGGTCACTGTTCCACCGAACCAAAGAGTCCCAGCAGCAGCTGCTGCTGCTGCTACTCCTGCCGCGGCACCTCAAACTCCGCCGCCTGTGGTGGCGCCAGCCGCGAAATAA
- a CDS encoding heavy metal translocating P-type ATPase — MELQLIGMSCVNCAGKIEKALNELPEVQATVNFATEKAHVEFDPSSITPETLIKAIQNLGYQAFEINSDIDVQNVKEIAAAEYRRDLRHFVISAILTAPFIVEMIVMFVRHDHELIPRWLQLLLATPVQFWIGWRFYVGSYHALKAKSANMDVLIALGTTMAYVLSAVVTLKNWHDQHVYFEASTAVITLILLGKLMESRAKGKTSEAVESLIRLQPKMALVERDGTWVSISISEVNTGDKVLVKNGEAIPVDGIVVAGNSSVDESMLTGESLPVEKNPDSHVYAATLNQQGSLQVKATSVGSKTQLAQIIKIVTAAQGSKAPIQRLADRISRIFVPVVVVISILTFFGTWLFVQDMQAAFVASVSVLVIACPCALGLATPTAVVVGIGRAARLGILFKDARALEQAEKISVVVLDKTGTITEGKPVVTEVHGVSSFNQDQVLTLAASLENGSSHPLAHALTQGALDRGIELKSVQDFAVVSGHGVTGTIEGICYKLGRPDWVSSGGFLQLDLLQKLESQGQTVMVLGAEERILGYVAVADRIRESSKQAVAELQALGVQVMMLTGDNQGTAKEIARQSGILEFKAGVKPSDKANVIVTLKRQKKTVAMVGDGINDAPALAMADVSFSMSSGTDIAIETADVTLMHNDLQGVAQAIQLSRVTLKKIRQNLFFAFFYNTLGIPLAALGLLNPVIAGAAMAMSSVSVVSNSLLLKSKKLD; from the coding sequence ATGGAATTGCAGCTCATAGGCATGTCCTGTGTGAATTGTGCCGGCAAAATTGAAAAAGCACTTAATGAACTTCCTGAAGTTCAGGCCACCGTTAACTTCGCAACGGAAAAAGCACATGTTGAATTTGATCCAAGTTCAATCACTCCTGAGACTCTGATAAAAGCCATTCAAAACCTGGGTTACCAGGCTTTTGAGATTAATTCTGATATTGATGTTCAAAATGTAAAAGAAATTGCCGCGGCCGAATACCGTCGGGATCTACGGCATTTTGTTATTTCGGCAATACTAACGGCGCCATTTATCGTGGAAATGATAGTGATGTTTGTTCGTCACGATCACGAGTTGATCCCCCGTTGGCTGCAGCTACTGCTGGCAACGCCAGTGCAGTTTTGGATTGGTTGGAGATTTTATGTGGGATCATACCACGCACTAAAAGCTAAAAGTGCCAATATGGATGTTCTGATCGCACTGGGAACTACCATGGCTTATGTATTGAGTGCCGTCGTGACACTTAAGAATTGGCATGATCAGCACGTTTACTTTGAAGCCAGTACCGCGGTGATTACATTGATCCTGTTAGGTAAGCTGATGGAATCCAGAGCCAAAGGCAAAACCTCTGAAGCTGTGGAGAGTCTGATTCGACTGCAACCCAAGATGGCCTTGGTAGAGCGGGACGGCACTTGGGTTTCTATTTCCATCTCTGAGGTGAATACGGGTGACAAGGTCCTGGTAAAAAATGGTGAAGCCATTCCAGTTGATGGAATTGTAGTAGCGGGAAATTCATCGGTGGATGAGTCCATGTTGACCGGCGAGAGTTTGCCAGTGGAAAAAAATCCAGACAGTCATGTCTATGCAGCCACTTTGAATCAACAAGGCTCCTTGCAAGTTAAAGCAACCAGTGTGGGTTCTAAAACTCAACTGGCACAAATCATCAAGATAGTCACGGCAGCTCAGGGCTCCAAGGCACCCATTCAGCGTTTGGCGGACCGTATTTCCCGCATCTTCGTACCTGTCGTGGTTGTGATCAGCATTTTAACTTTTTTTGGAACATGGCTGTTTGTGCAGGATATGCAGGCGGCCTTTGTTGCTTCAGTTTCAGTGCTGGTTATTGCCTGTCCTTGTGCTTTGGGACTTGCGACGCCGACCGCAGTGGTTGTGGGGATAGGTCGAGCGGCACGTCTGGGGATTTTGTTTAAAGATGCCCGTGCGCTGGAGCAGGCTGAAAAGATCAGCGTCGTGGTGCTTGATAAAACCGGCACCATAACTGAGGGGAAACCCGTTGTCACCGAGGTGCATGGAGTTTCATCGTTCAATCAAGATCAAGTTCTGACCCTTGCAGCAAGTCTGGAAAATGGCTCTTCTCATCCTTTGGCACACGCTCTGACTCAAGGGGCCTTGGATCGGGGGATTGAATTAAAATCGGTGCAGGATTTTGCAGTTGTTAGCGGTCATGGTGTTACAGGAACTATAGAGGGAATTTGCTACAAACTTGGACGACCGGATTGGGTTTCTAGCGGCGGATTTCTGCAGCTGGATTTGCTGCAAAAGCTGGAATCGCAAGGTCAAACTGTGATGGTGCTTGGAGCAGAAGAGCGCATTTTGGGTTATGTCGCAGTGGCCGATCGAATTCGCGAGAGTTCAAAACAAGCGGTCGCGGAATTGCAGGCCTTGGGTGTACAGGTCATGATGTTAACGGGTGATAACCAAGGGACTGCCAAGGAGATCGCTCGCCAGTCGGGGATTCTTGAATTCAAAGCCGGAGTTAAACCTTCGGATAAAGCCAATGTCATTGTGACCTTAAAAAGACAAAAGAAAACAGTGGCCATGGTGGGGGACGGTATCAACGATGCGCCGGCCCTTGCGATGGCGGATGTGAGTTTTTCAATGTCGTCGGGGACTGATATTGCCATCGAGACTGCGGATGTGACGTTGATGCATAATGATTTGCAAGGTGTCGCTCAGGCTATACAGCTCTCCAGAGTGACACTTAAGAAAATTCGTCAGAACCTTTTCTTTGCGTTCTTCTATAACACTCTGGGAATTCCGCTTGCGGCATTGGGTTTGCTAAATCCGGTGATCGCCGGTGCTGCGATGGCCATGAGCTCTGTTTCCGTCGTTAGTAACTCCCTGCTCTTAAAGAGCAAGAAGTTAGACTGA
- a CDS encoding DUF366 family protein, translating to MEMHFIEKKFAYDGSQLHSLFAYLDHGKLGPSIISWVGKCDIPAAHMVDGEDLLANAVIAGDEMLHFIIEVFDRDLFSGVALQRLFAAIARDYIQAHAGTHLKSDTLIRDGDDIYWGDRKLSISIATKSPVSTMVHFAMNVTNEGTPVKTACLGDFKLDPRETAHHLMSLFTKEFQSITIATQKVRPVP from the coding sequence ATGGAAATGCATTTTATCGAAAAGAAATTCGCCTACGATGGCAGTCAGCTTCATTCGCTATTTGCATATCTGGATCACGGGAAACTGGGACCTTCCATTATTTCCTGGGTTGGCAAATGTGATATCCCGGCGGCACACATGGTGGATGGCGAGGATTTGCTGGCTAATGCTGTGATCGCAGGCGACGAGATGCTTCACTTTATCATTGAAGTATTTGATCGTGATCTATTTAGCGGTGTGGCTTTGCAAAGATTGTTTGCTGCCATCGCACGTGACTATATCCAGGCTCATGCCGGCACTCATCTTAAGTCCGATACCTTGATTCGCGATGGGGATGATATTTACTGGGGGGATCGCAAGCTTTCCATCAGTATCGCCACGAAATCACCGGTTTCAACAATGGTTCACTTTGCAATGAATGTGACGAACGAAGGCACCCCGGTGAAAACGGCGTGTCTGGGGGATTTTAAGCTGGATCCTCGAGAGACAGCTCATCATTTGATGTCATTATTCACAAAAGAGTTCCAGTCCATTACAATAGCCACTCAAAAAGTCCGACCAGTTCCCTAA
- the queC gene encoding 7-cyano-7-deazaguanine synthase QueC, with product MKKKKKVVVLLSSGLDSTVNIFEAIKHHHEVVLALTFNYGQKAAKKEIEQSAKIAKFLNVPHKVLDVTWFKEFNKSSLLVEDQEVPTGKDVEIDNLEKSGETAKSVWVPNRNGIFLNIAAAYAEALGADSVIPGFNAEEAATFPDNSVDFLKAATHALSYSTSNKVTVGCYTAHLNKPAIVLLGQGLDVPWELTWPCYFAGEEWCGQCESCQRAKRAFASAKVDVKSLFKG from the coding sequence ATGAAGAAAAAGAAAAAAGTCGTCGTATTGCTGTCGTCGGGCTTGGACTCGACTGTTAATATTTTTGAAGCCATCAAGCATCACCACGAAGTGGTGCTGGCCCTGACTTTTAATTATGGGCAGAAGGCCGCAAAAAAAGAAATCGAACAATCTGCTAAAATCGCAAAGTTTCTGAATGTGCCCCATAAGGTCCTGGATGTGACGTGGTTTAAGGAGTTCAATAAATCTTCTTTGCTGGTGGAGGATCAAGAAGTTCCCACGGGTAAAGACGTTGAAATTGATAATCTGGAAAAATCCGGCGAAACAGCCAAATCCGTGTGGGTGCCAAATCGCAATGGGATTTTCCTGAATATTGCTGCAGCCTACGCGGAAGCTTTGGGCGCGGACTCTGTCATTCCAGGATTCAATGCTGAAGAAGCAGCGACATTCCCGGATAATTCCGTGGACTTCCTAAAAGCTGCAACTCACGCGCTTTCATATTCGACTTCAAACAAAGTGACCGTGGGTTGTTACACGGCTCATTTGAACAAGCCAGCCATTGTTCTATTGGGACAGGGACTGGATGTTCCTTGGGAGCTGACTTGGCCCTGTTATTTTGCCGGAGAGGAATGGTGTGGGCAGTGTGAATCCTGTCAGCGCGCCAAGCGTGCCTTTGCTTCCGCCAAGGTCGATGTGAAAAGTTTGTTTAAGGGGTAA
- the recJ gene encoding single-stranded-DNA-specific exonuclease RecJ, with product MNPLWKLREANGEVATPAKVEGQWPSLIGKLLAARGFTQAGDVDKLLFPKLGDLKDPLLLKGMSQALERLGQAYINKEKICIYADFDLDGTSGLALLKTGMQALGFTEVLHYQPKRLSEGYGFHAAAVEELKSQGVSLIITVDVGITAHAAIDKARELGVDVILTDHHLPADTLPSAYVIINPNQGTCESGLGYLCGAGVAFYLLRGLKRYFHDHAQLPKNNWDLKEVLDYFTIGTLTDMVPLVDDNRVLVKHGLVKLAETKRAGLRALLEELDLQDRALTSQDVAIRFAPKLNALSRMESGILPIDIFLLEDQGKARDMVRQVMKNNSTRVQLQSDAEAEAQELLKDWPHKDFVFVASSSFHRGVVGLIATKLTQVYNKPAFVGSVGDDGMIVGSARLPQGQEACLVEAMSTAAELMSRFGGHSAAAGFEIAEAKVSQFVNRLDSHFSDLREKPKPLEIFYDVQASLPEVSTNLMKWYDFVGPFGAGFAIPLIHFSNIQVLSKRELKGGHLRLKLFDPDSNATMEALLFTPTPRQVETLHNVPGFYDILGELQWNYFAGQKTIQILVRDLKAMS from the coding sequence GTGAATCCACTTTGGAAACTTAGAGAAGCAAATGGCGAGGTGGCAACACCCGCAAAGGTCGAGGGGCAATGGCCATCCTTGATCGGCAAGCTTCTTGCGGCCCGTGGATTCACTCAAGCCGGTGATGTTGATAAGCTGTTGTTTCCAAAACTTGGAGATTTGAAAGATCCACTTCTATTGAAGGGGATGTCTCAAGCACTCGAGCGTCTGGGTCAGGCATATATTAATAAAGAAAAGATCTGCATTTATGCAGACTTTGACCTGGATGGAACTTCCGGATTGGCTTTGTTAAAAACCGGGATGCAGGCTTTGGGTTTTACCGAAGTTTTGCACTACCAACCGAAGCGCTTGTCTGAGGGATATGGTTTCCATGCGGCCGCGGTTGAGGAGCTTAAATCTCAAGGTGTTTCCCTGATTATCACGGTTGACGTTGGCATCACTGCGCATGCGGCGATCGATAAGGCCCGCGAGTTGGGTGTTGATGTTATTTTAACAGATCATCACTTACCAGCAGATACGTTGCCATCGGCCTACGTGATTATTAATCCAAACCAAGGAACTTGCGAAAGTGGTTTAGGTTATTTGTGTGGTGCGGGAGTTGCATTCTATCTTCTGCGTGGATTGAAAAGATACTTTCATGATCACGCGCAACTACCTAAAAACAATTGGGATCTTAAAGAGGTGCTGGACTACTTCACGATTGGGACTTTGACCGACATGGTGCCTTTGGTGGACGACAATCGAGTCCTGGTGAAGCACGGCCTGGTGAAGTTGGCAGAGACGAAAAGAGCCGGACTTAGAGCATTACTTGAAGAGTTGGATCTGCAGGATCGCGCACTGACCAGTCAGGATGTGGCAATTCGTTTCGCACCAAAATTGAATGCTCTATCACGTATGGAATCGGGGATTTTGCCAATTGATATCTTCTTGTTGGAAGATCAAGGTAAAGCCCGCGACATGGTTCGCCAGGTGATGAAGAACAATTCCACACGGGTGCAATTGCAAAGTGATGCGGAAGCTGAAGCTCAAGAGTTACTTAAAGACTGGCCTCATAAGGACTTTGTTTTTGTGGCTTCTTCCAGCTTCCACCGTGGGGTGGTTGGACTGATTGCTACAAAGTTGACTCAGGTCTACAACAAACCAGCTTTCGTGGGTTCTGTTGGTGACGATGGGATGATCGTGGGATCTGCGCGTTTGCCTCAGGGACAGGAAGCCTGCTTGGTCGAGGCGATGTCCACGGCAGCGGAACTAATGAGTCGTTTTGGTGGGCATTCTGCGGCTGCAGGTTTTGAGATCGCAGAAGCCAAGGTGTCACAATTTGTGAATCGCCTGGATTCACACTTTTCAGATCTTCGCGAAAAACCAAAGCCATTGGAAATTTTCTACGACGTTCAGGCGAGTTTGCCGGAAGTCAGTACCAATCTAATGAAGTGGTATGATTTTGTCGGTCCGTTTGGTGCCGGTTTCGCGATTCCGCTTATTCATTTTTCCAATATTCAAGTCTTGTCAAAACGGGAACTCAAAGGTGGACATCTGCGTTTGAAGCTATTTGATCCAGACAGCAATGCCACTATGGAAGCTTTGTTATTTACTCCGACTCCTCGTCAGGTGGAAACTTTGCACAATGTGCCGGGTTTTTATGATATTCTGGGGGAGCTGCAGTGGAATTATTTTGCTGGGCAAAAAACCATACAAATCCTGGTTCGTGATCTGAAGGCCATGTCATGA
- the secF gene encoding protein translocase subunit SecF: protein MTNNTKTTTTESWGKIDFVGKTNLFTGISVLLVVISLAYLAIKGVNYGIDFKGGTEFQVKFAQGVAIDQVRQSVDDLKLGDVGVQAIGENNEFIIRFQGQQGKTDKETNEILNQDIAKIRTMIETKFADHSPDIRRVDTVGPQVGAELKRNGLLAVFYCLLVILIYVGLRFDYKYAPGAVFCLFHDAVITLAIFVAVGKEVNVPILAAILTLIGYSLNDTIVVFDRIRETDSLYHDKGYKFIINKAINDMLRRTFMTSGTVFTSALCLWLFSGGTVGDIAFAICVGIAFGTYSSIYVAAPFVMYMDKLVSKKA from the coding sequence ATGACTAATAATACAAAAACTACGACAACTGAATCTTGGGGCAAAATCGATTTCGTCGGCAAAACAAACCTTTTCACAGGTATTTCCGTTTTGTTGGTTGTGATCTCCCTGGCCTACTTGGCGATCAAGGGTGTTAACTACGGTATCGACTTTAAAGGTGGTACTGAGTTCCAGGTTAAATTTGCTCAAGGCGTGGCGATCGATCAAGTTCGTCAGTCCGTTGACGATTTGAAATTGGGTGATGTCGGTGTTCAAGCTATCGGCGAAAACAACGAATTCATCATTCGCTTCCAAGGACAACAGGGTAAAACTGATAAAGAAACAAATGAAATCCTAAATCAGGATATCGCTAAAATCAGAACTATGATCGAAACAAAGTTTGCTGATCATAGCCCTGATATCCGTCGTGTCGACACCGTGGGACCTCAAGTGGGTGCGGAGTTGAAACGTAACGGATTGCTGGCAGTTTTCTATTGCTTGCTGGTGATCTTGATCTACGTAGGTCTTCGTTTCGATTACAAATACGCTCCGGGCGCAGTATTCTGCTTGTTCCATGATGCGGTAATCACTTTGGCGATCTTTGTAGCAGTTGGTAAGGAAGTGAACGTTCCTATCCTGGCGGCGATTTTGACTTTGATCGGTTACTCACTGAATGACACGATCGTCGTATTCGACCGTATTCGTGAAACTGATAGCTTGTATCATGATAAAGGCTACAAATTTATCATCAATAAAGCGATCAACGATATGCTTCGTCGTACGTTCATGACTTCCGGAACAGTTTTCACTTCAGCTTTGTGCTTGTGGTTGTTCTCGGGTGGTACAGTGGGCGATATCGCCTTCGCGATCTGCGTGGGTATCGCATTCGGTACTTACTCTTCCATTTACGTAGCAGCACCGTTTGTTATGTACATGGATAAATTGGTTAGTAAAAAGGCTTAA
- the secD gene encoding protein translocase subunit SecD, giving the protein MDGLRWRTLAAALGIILALVWFMPNVVNFGNSWWPSKQKMNYGLDIQGGLHLVMGVDVDGVVKESTTRLISSLKTDTAKDGITLTDVKSERLEAGEVTLSFAAAEKAKVEKYMSEKHPADLQEVGSTDTTATYRYFDAYLNDYKNRVIQQAIETIRNRIDEFGVAEPSISQQGTNRILVQLPGMADAEKAKQLINTTAKLDFMIVSTEKTPQELQVMIADAEKAGGYKMDSMKYSDYVTRLNADLKGKLPAKSVIYFEKSANATSMETGAIPYLLKEDTDLGGSALDDASVGYDNYGAPMVSLRFNSAGATKFADLTGSNSGRQMAIVLDKIIKSAPSIRERIGGGQATITLGGGRDRNQMMDEAKMISTALRAGALPASLEQLEERRVGPTLGADSIDKAKMGAYIGAALICLFMIVYYKGMGCVVAVCLGLNVLGVLALLTSFGATLTLPGIAAIALTVGFAVDANVLINERIKEELAQGHSLKAAIKEGYNRAMSAIIDSNVTTGATAVILLYFGTGPVRGFAVSLLIGIVTTMFANVFVSKVIVDQLIYKFNVKKLSI; this is encoded by the coding sequence ATGGACGGACTTCGTTGGAGAACCCTGGCTGCGGCCTTGGGTATCATTTTGGCTCTCGTTTGGTTTATGCCAAACGTAGTGAATTTCGGAAACTCATGGTGGCCATCTAAACAAAAGATGAACTATGGACTTGATATTCAAGGTGGTTTGCACCTTGTTATGGGCGTTGACGTAGACGGCGTGGTGAAAGAGTCCACGACTCGTTTGATCTCCTCCCTTAAAACAGACACTGCCAAAGACGGCATCACTTTGACGGATGTTAAATCCGAGCGCCTTGAGGCGGGTGAAGTGACTTTGTCTTTCGCGGCGGCTGAAAAAGCCAAAGTTGAAAAATACATGTCTGAAAAGCATCCAGCGGACCTTCAAGAAGTGGGTTCCACGGATACAACGGCTACGTACCGTTACTTTGATGCTTATTTGAATGACTACAAAAATCGCGTGATTCAACAGGCGATTGAAACAATCCGTAACCGTATCGATGAGTTTGGTGTGGCTGAGCCTTCCATCTCTCAACAAGGTACAAACCGTATTCTGGTTCAATTGCCAGGTATGGCGGATGCTGAAAAAGCAAAACAGTTGATCAATACAACTGCAAAGCTTGATTTCATGATCGTATCCACTGAGAAAACTCCACAGGAACTTCAAGTGATGATCGCTGACGCTGAAAAAGCGGGCGGTTATAAAATGGATTCCATGAAGTATTCAGACTACGTGACTCGTTTGAATGCGGACCTTAAAGGTAAATTGCCTGCAAAGTCTGTGATCTACTTTGAAAAGTCTGCGAATGCGACTTCAATGGAAACGGGCGCCATTCCGTACCTTCTTAAAGAAGACACGGATCTTGGTGGTTCTGCATTGGATGATGCAAGCGTTGGTTATGACAACTACGGAGCGCCAATGGTTTCTCTTCGTTTCAACTCTGCAGGTGCGACAAAGTTCGCTGACTTGACGGGTTCAAACTCGGGCAGACAAATGGCGATCGTACTTGATAAAATCATCAAATCCGCTCCAAGCATTCGTGAGCGTATTGGTGGCGGTCAGGCGACAATCACTTTGGGTGGTGGCCGTGATCGTAACCAAATGATGGACGAAGCGAAAATGATTTCCACAGCTCTTCGCGCGGGTGCATTGCCTGCTTCTTTGGAGCAATTGGAAGAGCGTCGCGTGGGTCCAACTTTGGGTGCTGACTCTATCGATAAAGCGAAAATGGGTGCTTACATTGGTGCCGCATTGATCTGCTTGTTCATGATTGTTTACTACAAAGGCATGGGTTGCGTGGTGGCAGTGTGCTTGGGACTGAACGTTCTGGGTGTGTTGGCTCTATTGACTTCTTTCGGTGCAACTTTGACGTTGCCTGGTATCGCGGCTATCGCCTTGACGGTGGGTTTCGCGGTCGATGCGAACGTGTTGATTAACGAGCGTATCAAGGAAGAGTTGGCGCAAGGGCACAGTTTGAAAGCCGCAATCAAAGAGGGCTACAACCGTGCGATGTCTGCGATCATCGATTCCAACGTAACTACAGGTGCTACTGCTGTGATCCTATTGTACTTCGGTACAGGTCCGGTGCGTGGTTTCGCGGTGAGCTTGTTGATTGGTATCGTGACAACTATGTTTGCGAACGTGTTCGTATCCAAAGTTATCGTGGATCAGTTGATTTACAAATTTAACGTGAAAAAGTTGTCCATCTAG